Proteins encoded by one window of Gopherus evgoodei ecotype Sinaloan lineage unplaced genomic scaffold, rGopEvg1_v1.p scaffold_58_arrow_ctg1, whole genome shotgun sequence:
- the SLC39A7 gene encoding zinc transporter SLC39A7 isoform X3, with the protein MVLPGQTQGRAGLYGPVAAMMVCAALIQITSSHEDLHHRHSHEDLHHGHSHAGHGHEDLYHGHSHEDLHHGHSHAGHGHEDLYHGHSHEDLHHGHSHAGHSHEDLYHGHSHEDLHHRHSTVGHSHEDLHHGHSHAHHSHLHRDFHGHGHSHKDFHGPSEADFSHQPKEVHVPHSAKGSPSHQQLPGKERQDLVKLWTQAIGATLLISAAPYFILFLIPVESNTSQHQALLRLLLSFASGGLLGDAFLHLIPHALVPHSHHMEGGHVHSHSPTVSAGHGHSHQGQDHQRMMAVGLWVLAGIVAFLVVEKFVRHVKGGHGHGHSHSGQNHAPKAKSSSGEEDNGPQERKAGKVRAPDKAAPKKRGQESEERTQQSTMKVSGYLNLAADLTHNFTDGLAIGASFLAGAGVGAVTTLTVLLHEVPHEVGDFAILVQSGCSKRKAMKLQLLTALGALAGTACSLLAEGIGEAATAWILPFTAGGFIYVGTVSVIPELLRDAAPLQSLLEVLGLVCGVAMMVLIAHYE; encoded by the exons ATGGTGCTGCCTGGACAGACGCAGGGCAGAGCGGGACTCTATGGCCCAGTCGCCGCCATGATGGTTTGTGCAGCACTGATACAGATTACTTCTTCACACGAGGATCTGCACCACAGGCATTCGCATGAGGATCTGCACCATGGGCACAGCCATGCTGGGCACGGCCATGAGGATCTGTACCACGGGCATTCACACGAGGATCTGCACCATGGGCACAGCCATGCTGGGCACGGCCATGAGGATCTGTACCACGGGCATTCACACGAGGATCTGCACCATGGGCACAGCCATGCTGGGCACAGCCATGAGGATCTGTACCACGGGCATTCACACGAG GATTTGCACCACAGGCACAGCACCGTTGGGCACAGCCACGAGGATCTGCACCATGGGCACAGCCATGCTCACCACAGCCACTTGCACAGGGACTTCCACGGCCATGGGCATTCACACAAGGACTTCCACGGCCCCAGCGAGGCTGACTTTAGCCACCAGCCCAAGGAGGTCCATGTTCCGCACTCGGCTAAGGGGTCCCCGAGCCACCAGCAGTTGCCTGGGAAGGAGAGGCAGGACTTGGTCAAGCTATGGACACAG GCCATCGGAGCCACCTTGCTGATCAGCGCCGCCCCCtacttcatcctcttcctcatccccgTGGAATCAAACACTTCCCAGCACCAAGCCCTGCTCAGGCTGCTGCTCAGCTTTGCCTCGGGGGGACTCCTGGGGGACGCCTTCCTGCACCTCATCCCCCATGCTTTGG tGCCCCATTCCCATCACATGGAAGGCGGCCATGTCCATTCTCACTCCCCCACGGTGTCAGCTGGCCATGGTCACTCCCACCAAG ggcagGATCACCAGCGGATgatggctgtggggctctgggtgcTGGCTGGCATTGTAGCCTTCCTGGTGGTGGAGAAGTTTGTGAGACACGTGAAAGGGGGACATGGCCATGGGCACAGCCACAGCGGACAGAACCATG CTCCGAAGGCGAAGAGCAGCTCTGGCGAGGAGGACAACGGGCCCCAGGAGAGGAAGGCCGGCAAGGTGCGTGCCCCTGACAAGGCAGCCCCCAAAAAGAGGGGCCAGGAGTCAGAGGAACGGACTCAGCAGTCCA CAATGAAGGTCTCTGGGTATCTGAACCTGGCGGCCGACCTGACGCACAACTTCACGGACGGGCTGGCGATCGGGGCGTCATTCCTggcgggggctggggtgggggctgtgaccACCCTCACCGTGCTGCTCCACGAGGTGCCCCACGAAGTGGGCGACTTCGCCATTCTCGTCCAGTCAGGCTGTAGCAAGCGCAAG GCGATGAAGCTGCAGCTGCTGACGGCGCTGGGCGCCCTGGCGGGCACGGCTTGCTCACTGCTGGCCGAGGGCATCGGGGAGGCAGCCACGGCCTGGATCCTGCCCTTCACGGCGGGCGGGTTCATCTACGTGGGCACCGTGTCAGTGATCCCGGAGCTGCTGCGGGATGCGGCGCCCCTGCAGTCCctgctggaggtgctggggctggtCTGCGGCGTCGCCATGATGGTGCTCATCGCGCACTACGAGTAG
- the SLC39A7 gene encoding zinc transporter SLC39A7 isoform X1 has product MVLPGQTQGRAGLYGPVAAMMVCAALIQITSSHEDLHHRHSHEDLHHGHSHAGHGHEDLYHGHSHEDLHHGHSHAGHGHEDLYHGHSHEDLHHGHSHAGHSHEDLYHGHSHEDLHHGHSHEDLYHGHSHEDLHHGRSHAGHGHAEDLHHRHSTVGHSHEDLHHGHSHAHHSHLHRDFHGHGHSHKDFHGPSEADFSHQPKEVHVPHSAKGSPSHQQLPGKERQDLVKLWTQAIGATLLISAAPYFILFLIPVESNTSQHQALLRLLLSFASGGLLGDAFLHLIPHALVPHSHHMEGGHVHSHSPTVSAGHGHSHQGQDHQRMMAVGLWVLAGIVAFLVVEKFVRHVKGGHGHGHSHSGQNHAPKAKSSSGEEDNGPQERKAGKVRAPDKAAPKKRGQESEERTQQSTMKVSGYLNLAADLTHNFTDGLAIGASFLAGAGVGAVTTLTVLLHEVPHEVGDFAILVQSGCSKRKAMKLQLLTALGALAGTACSLLAEGIGEAATAWILPFTAGGFIYVGTVSVIPELLRDAAPLQSLLEVLGLVCGVAMMVLIAHYE; this is encoded by the exons ATGGTGCTGCCTGGACAGACGCAGGGCAGAGCGGGACTCTATGGCCCAGTCGCCGCCATGATGGTTTGTGCAGCACTGATACAGATTACTTCTTCACACGAGGATCTGCACCACAGGCATTCGCATGAGGATCTGCACCATGGGCACAGCCATGCTGGGCACGGCCATGAGGATCTGTACCACGGGCATTCACACGAGGATCTGCACCATGGGCACAGCCATGCTGGGCACGGCCATGAGGATCTGTACCACGGGCATTCACACGAGGATCTGCACCATGGGCACAGCCATGCTGGGCACAGCCATGAGGATCTGTACCACGGGCATTCACACGAGGATCTGCACCATGGGCACAGCCATGAGGATCTGTACCACGGGCATTCACACGAGGATCTGCACCATGGGCGCAGCCATGCTGGGCACGGCCATGCTGAGGATTTGCACCACAGGCACAGCACCGTTGGGCACAGCCACGAGGATCTGCACCATGGGCACAGCCATGCTCACCACAGCCACTTGCACAGGGACTTCCACGGCCATGGGCATTCACACAAGGACTTCCACGGCCCCAGCGAGGCTGACTTTAGCCACCAGCCCAAGGAGGTCCATGTTCCGCACTCGGCTAAGGGGTCCCCGAGCCACCAGCAGTTGCCTGGGAAGGAGAGGCAGGACTTGGTCAAGCTATGGACACAG GCCATCGGAGCCACCTTGCTGATCAGCGCCGCCCCCtacttcatcctcttcctcatccccgTGGAATCAAACACTTCCCAGCACCAAGCCCTGCTCAGGCTGCTGCTCAGCTTTGCCTCGGGGGGACTCCTGGGGGACGCCTTCCTGCACCTCATCCCCCATGCTTTGG tGCCCCATTCCCATCACATGGAAGGCGGCCATGTCCATTCTCACTCCCCCACGGTGTCAGCTGGCCATGGTCACTCCCACCAAG ggcagGATCACCAGCGGATgatggctgtggggctctgggtgcTGGCTGGCATTGTAGCCTTCCTGGTGGTGGAGAAGTTTGTGAGACACGTGAAAGGGGGACATGGCCATGGGCACAGCCACAGCGGACAGAACCATG CTCCGAAGGCGAAGAGCAGCTCTGGCGAGGAGGACAACGGGCCCCAGGAGAGGAAGGCCGGCAAGGTGCGTGCCCCTGACAAGGCAGCCCCCAAAAAGAGGGGCCAGGAGTCAGAGGAACGGACTCAGCAGTCCA CAATGAAGGTCTCTGGGTATCTGAACCTGGCGGCCGACCTGACGCACAACTTCACGGACGGGCTGGCGATCGGGGCGTCATTCCTggcgggggctggggtgggggctgtgaccACCCTCACCGTGCTGCTCCACGAGGTGCCCCACGAAGTGGGCGACTTCGCCATTCTCGTCCAGTCAGGCTGTAGCAAGCGCAAG GCGATGAAGCTGCAGCTGCTGACGGCGCTGGGCGCCCTGGCGGGCACGGCTTGCTCACTGCTGGCCGAGGGCATCGGGGAGGCAGCCACGGCCTGGATCCTGCCCTTCACGGCGGGCGGGTTCATCTACGTGGGCACCGTGTCAGTGATCCCGGAGCTGCTGCGGGATGCGGCGCCCCTGCAGTCCctgctggaggtgctggggctggtCTGCGGCGTCGCCATGATGGTGCTCATCGCGCACTACGAGTAG
- the SLC39A7 gene encoding zinc transporter SLC39A7 isoform X2 gives MVLPGQTQGRAGLYGPVAAMMVCAALIQITSSHEDLHHRHSHEDLHHGHSHAGHGHEDLYHGHSHEDLHHGHSHAGHGHEDLYHGHSHEDLHHGHSHAGHSHEDLYHGHSHEDLHHGHSHEDLYHGHSHEDLHHGRSHAGHGHAEDLHHRHSTVGHSHEDLHHGHSHAHHSHLHRDFHGHGHSHKDFHGPSEADFSHQPKEVHVPHSAKGSPSHQQLPGKERQDLVKLWTQAIGATLLISAAPYFILFLIPVESNTSQHQALLRLLLSFASGGLLGDAFLHLIPHALVPHSHHMEGGHVHSHSPTVSAGHGHSHQGSPADDGCGALGAGWHCSLPGGGEVCETRERGTWPWAQPQRTEPCSEGEEQLWRGGQRAPGEEGRQAMKVSGYLNLAADLTHNFTDGLAIGASFLAGAGVGAVTTLTVLLHEVPHEVGDFAILVQSGCSKRKAMKLQLLTALGALAGTACSLLAEGIGEAATAWILPFTAGGFIYVGTVSVIPELLRDAAPLQSLLEVLGLVCGVAMMVLIAHYE, from the exons ATGGTGCTGCCTGGACAGACGCAGGGCAGAGCGGGACTCTATGGCCCAGTCGCCGCCATGATGGTTTGTGCAGCACTGATACAGATTACTTCTTCACACGAGGATCTGCACCACAGGCATTCGCATGAGGATCTGCACCATGGGCACAGCCATGCTGGGCACGGCCATGAGGATCTGTACCACGGGCATTCACACGAGGATCTGCACCATGGGCACAGCCATGCTGGGCACGGCCATGAGGATCTGTACCACGGGCATTCACACGAGGATCTGCACCATGGGCACAGCCATGCTGGGCACAGCCATGAGGATCTGTACCACGGGCATTCACACGAGGATCTGCACCATGGGCACAGCCATGAGGATCTGTACCACGGGCATTCACACGAGGATCTGCACCATGGGCGCAGCCATGCTGGGCACGGCCATGCTGAGGATTTGCACCACAGGCACAGCACCGTTGGGCACAGCCACGAGGATCTGCACCATGGGCACAGCCATGCTCACCACAGCCACTTGCACAGGGACTTCCACGGCCATGGGCATTCACACAAGGACTTCCACGGCCCCAGCGAGGCTGACTTTAGCCACCAGCCCAAGGAGGTCCATGTTCCGCACTCGGCTAAGGGGTCCCCGAGCCACCAGCAGTTGCCTGGGAAGGAGAGGCAGGACTTGGTCAAGCTATGGACACAG GCCATCGGAGCCACCTTGCTGATCAGCGCCGCCCCCtacttcatcctcttcctcatccccgTGGAATCAAACACTTCCCAGCACCAAGCCCTGCTCAGGCTGCTGCTCAGCTTTGCCTCGGGGGGACTCCTGGGGGACGCCTTCCTGCACCTCATCCCCCATGCTTTGG tGCCCCATTCCCATCACATGGAAGGCGGCCATGTCCATTCTCACTCCCCCACGGTGTCAGCTGGCCATGGTCACTCCCACCAAG GATCACCAGCGGATgatggctgtggggctctgggtgcTGGCTGGCATTGTAGCCTTCCTGGTGGTGGAGAAGTTTGTGAGACACGTGAAAGGGGGACATGGCCATGGGCACAGCCACAGCGGACAGAACCATG CTCCGAAGGCGAAGAGCAGCTCTGGCGAGGAGGACAACGGGCCCCAGGAGAGGAAGGCCGGCAAG CAATGAAGGTCTCTGGGTATCTGAACCTGGCGGCCGACCTGACGCACAACTTCACGGACGGGCTGGCGATCGGGGCGTCATTCCTggcgggggctggggtgggggctgtgaccACCCTCACCGTGCTGCTCCACGAGGTGCCCCACGAAGTGGGCGACTTCGCCATTCTCGTCCAGTCAGGCTGTAGCAAGCGCAAG GCGATGAAGCTGCAGCTGCTGACGGCGCTGGGCGCCCTGGCGGGCACGGCTTGCTCACTGCTGGCCGAGGGCATCGGGGAGGCAGCCACGGCCTGGATCCTGCCCTTCACGGCGGGCGGGTTCATCTACGTGGGCACCGTGTCAGTGATCCCGGAGCTGCTGCGGGATGCGGCGCCCCTGCAGTCCctgctggaggtgctggggctggtCTGCGGCGTCGCCATGATGGTGCTCATCGCGCACTACGAGTAG
- the SLC39A7 gene encoding zinc transporter SLC39A7 isoform X4 translates to MVLPGQTQGRAGLYGPVAAMMVCAALIQITSSHEDLHHRHSHEDLHHGHSHAGHGHEDLYHGHSHEDLHHGHSHAGHGHEDLYHGHSHEDLHHGHSHAGHSHEDLYHGHSHEDLHHGHSHEDLYHGHSHEDLHHGRSHAGHGHAEDLHHRHSTVGHSHEDLHHGHSHAHHSHLHRDFHGHGHSHKDFHGPSEADFSHQPKEVHVPHSAKGSPSHQQLPGKERQDLVKLWTQAIGATLLISAAPYFILFLIPVESNTSQHQALLRLLLSFASGGLLGDAFLHLIPHALVPHSHHMEGGHVHSHSPTVSAGHGHSHQGQDHQRMMAVGLWVLAGIVAFLVVEKFVRHVKGGHGHGHSHSGQNHAMKVSGYLNLAADLTHNFTDGLAIGASFLAGAGVGAVTTLTVLLHEVPHEVGDFAILVQSGCSKRKAMKLQLLTALGALAGTACSLLAEGIGEAATAWILPFTAGGFIYVGTVSVIPELLRDAAPLQSLLEVLGLVCGVAMMVLIAHYE, encoded by the exons ATGGTGCTGCCTGGACAGACGCAGGGCAGAGCGGGACTCTATGGCCCAGTCGCCGCCATGATGGTTTGTGCAGCACTGATACAGATTACTTCTTCACACGAGGATCTGCACCACAGGCATTCGCATGAGGATCTGCACCATGGGCACAGCCATGCTGGGCACGGCCATGAGGATCTGTACCACGGGCATTCACACGAGGATCTGCACCATGGGCACAGCCATGCTGGGCACGGCCATGAGGATCTGTACCACGGGCATTCACACGAGGATCTGCACCATGGGCACAGCCATGCTGGGCACAGCCATGAGGATCTGTACCACGGGCATTCACACGAGGATCTGCACCATGGGCACAGCCATGAGGATCTGTACCACGGGCATTCACACGAGGATCTGCACCATGGGCGCAGCCATGCTGGGCACGGCCATGCTGAGGATTTGCACCACAGGCACAGCACCGTTGGGCACAGCCACGAGGATCTGCACCATGGGCACAGCCATGCTCACCACAGCCACTTGCACAGGGACTTCCACGGCCATGGGCATTCACACAAGGACTTCCACGGCCCCAGCGAGGCTGACTTTAGCCACCAGCCCAAGGAGGTCCATGTTCCGCACTCGGCTAAGGGGTCCCCGAGCCACCAGCAGTTGCCTGGGAAGGAGAGGCAGGACTTGGTCAAGCTATGGACACAG GCCATCGGAGCCACCTTGCTGATCAGCGCCGCCCCCtacttcatcctcttcctcatccccgTGGAATCAAACACTTCCCAGCACCAAGCCCTGCTCAGGCTGCTGCTCAGCTTTGCCTCGGGGGGACTCCTGGGGGACGCCTTCCTGCACCTCATCCCCCATGCTTTGG tGCCCCATTCCCATCACATGGAAGGCGGCCATGTCCATTCTCACTCCCCCACGGTGTCAGCTGGCCATGGTCACTCCCACCAAG ggcagGATCACCAGCGGATgatggctgtggggctctgggtgcTGGCTGGCATTGTAGCCTTCCTGGTGGTGGAGAAGTTTGTGAGACACGTGAAAGGGGGACATGGCCATGGGCACAGCCACAGCGGACAGAACCATG CAATGAAGGTCTCTGGGTATCTGAACCTGGCGGCCGACCTGACGCACAACTTCACGGACGGGCTGGCGATCGGGGCGTCATTCCTggcgggggctggggtgggggctgtgaccACCCTCACCGTGCTGCTCCACGAGGTGCCCCACGAAGTGGGCGACTTCGCCATTCTCGTCCAGTCAGGCTGTAGCAAGCGCAAG GCGATGAAGCTGCAGCTGCTGACGGCGCTGGGCGCCCTGGCGGGCACGGCTTGCTCACTGCTGGCCGAGGGCATCGGGGAGGCAGCCACGGCCTGGATCCTGCCCTTCACGGCGGGCGGGTTCATCTACGTGGGCACCGTGTCAGTGATCCCGGAGCTGCTGCGGGATGCGGCGCCCCTGCAGTCCctgctggaggtgctggggctggtCTGCGGCGTCGCCATGATGGTGCTCATCGCGCACTACGAGTAG